GGACGACGGGTCGTTCACCATCTGGTCGGATGTATTATTTTCTGTTGGATCGGGCATGGGATTGGAATGTAGGGGTTAGTTTGTTGGGATTTGTGGACCGTTGACAATGTACTGAAAACACAGCAGGCTTTACGCTTTAGGCTGTATGCCGTACGCTATAAGCCGGGCTATGGACTTTCCCTGGCCTCTCTGGTCTTCTTCATCTTCTCTAACCAGGACTTGACCTCGGATGAAAGTTCCGCAGGCACCCCCTCAGTCCGGGCGGAGTCGGTCTTTGATTCCGCTGGTCCCGTCTGGATACGGGCCTTGCCTTCCAACCCCTCGGCCCAGCGCACTGCCAGAGTCACCAGCTCCCGCACCTTCTCGGCCCTTTTATCGCCGCCGGCGAATCTTAAAAATTTTTCCCAGCGCTCCACCGCCAGTTCCAGCCGGCCCAGACGGGCGTAGGTAAAGCCCAGACAGTAATTTATCTCCGGATTGTTTTCCTCGCCCTTGCTGGCTAATTTGTATTCCATTACAGCTTCGTCGTATGACTCAGCCAGGTAATAGGCCTCGCCCAGATACAGATGGGCCTGGGCCTGCGCCGGGTCTTTTT
Above is a window of candidate division TA06 bacterium DNA encoding:
- a CDS encoding tetratricopeptide repeat protein, coding for MLSLSPGSELASGKLDLKPEEWLIMATIDGKRTARQVIETVGGKEFETAKVIYGLCVTGLVRAQGKKTDLKLDLQEPEQDPIKQGIAYLNNGKIEEAIDAFTKLVQKDPAQAQAHLYLGEAYYLAESYDEAVMEYKLASKGEENNPEINYCLGFTYARLGRLELAVERWEKFLRFAGGDKRAEKVRELVTLAVRWAEGLEGKARIQTGPAESKTDSARTEGVPAELSSEVKSWLEKMKKTREARESP